Within the Thermus albus genome, the region CGCTTGGGGGCCCGTTTCGTGGTGGACCTCTGGCTGAGGGTACCCTTTGAGGGCAAGGGGGACCGGCTAGAGGAAACCGTAGACTATGCCGCCGTCTATGCCCTGGTGGAGGAGGCGGTGCGCCACCGGCGGTTTTACCTCATAGAGGCCCTGGCGGACCACCTGGCGGAGGAGCTCTTAAAGGCTTTCCCCCGCCTCGAGGCGGTCCGGGTCCGGGTGCACAAACCCCACGCTCCCATCCCTGGGGTCTTCCGCGACGTGTACGCGGAA harbors:
- the folB gene encoding dihydroneopterin aldolase, producing the protein MGEIALLGLEFYGRHGVKPEEGRLGARFVVDLWLRVPFEGKGDRLEETVDYAAVYALVEEAVRHRRFYLIEALADHLAEELLKAFPRLEAVRVRVHKPHAPIPGVFRDVYAETEKIRP